The Methanobrevibacter sp. TLL-48-HuF1 genomic sequence TCTAGTTTAATCCGGTAGCTGACATGTTTCCTTGAGCAACAGCAGCTAACTGTTCTGCCTGAGCAGATAAAGATCCGATAATGTCAGACACCTGTTGCATATTAGATAACATTTTATCCAAACTGTCTTCCAGATCTTTTTTCTGTCTTGCAATAGTTTCTCTTGCTCCGTCAACATCTTTTTTAACAGCTATTCCAGAACCAATACTTACAATAACTTCATCGGTGTTTTTAAGTTCACCTTTAATGAAAGAACCAGCACCTAC encodes the following:
- the pfdA gene encoding prefoldin subunit alpha, producing MEDQQKFNQLLNEINVYKQQGDLIQQQIELVRASIAEVDALTNTLDDLEGKDSVEAFVPVGAGSFIKGELKNTDEVIVSIGSGIAVKKDVDGARETIARQKKDLEDSLDKMLSNMQQVSDIIGSLSAQAEQLAAVAQGNMSATGLN